Genomic window (Nitrospira sp.):
TCGACGGATTGATCAGCACGGTTTCAGGAAAGTCGCCCTCGCAGGCCATTACCACTAACTGCACAGATCGGGACACTTGCGGAGCGGCCAGCCCGATGCCCGGCTCGTCGTACATCGTCTCCAGCATGTCGTCGATCAAGCGTTGAATATCGAGCGACTTGATCTGACGCGGACCGATGGGATCGGCCTGTCGACGCAGAATGGGATTGCCAAGCTTCGCTATTTTCAAAATCGCCATACGAATGACACTCACTGTCTACAAACCTAGATCTCGTATAGGTACCACAGGCCGGTTTTGGCCTGCAACCCACCAGTCTCGGCATGTGACGATCAGGAACTTTTCCCGGCTCGACGTGGCTCAGGAATCTCAAACGCATCCTTATTCGAAGCCCACCACTCCACCCACTCACTCACCCAGGCCTGCCGATCCTGCTTCGTCGACGTATCCCAATCGTGAAACTCGGTTTCATGACGCGTCACAATCCAGAGGGAATGCAACGCCGACATCGCCACGAAACGTTCATCGTCGGTGATCATGGGGATCAGCGTAGGAATCACCGCTTTAAGCCTGACGTAACGCGATTCAAACGCCGCCGCCTTCCGCACTGAGGGATTCTGATCCTTCGACATCACCTCAATCGCCTCAGGCGTTTTCGCCGCATCGAGTCGAATCGCCACACGCAGGGCATGCTCGCGGACGCGCGGGAGTTCGTTCGGATCTTTGGCTGCCTGAAGCAATGCCGGCACGCCGGACACCCCTTTCATCATCGACAGCGTCTCGATCGTGTTGTAGCGAATTCTCGGGCTCGGCATCGTCAGCCCTTTGACCAACGCCGGAACAGACGGCTCTCCCAAATGCACAAACTCCCCCATGGCCCAAAACTCCTGCTTTCCTTCCAGCAAGGGAAGCAGCGCCTCAGCCCGTGTCATTTCCTCCGGGGTCAGCGGATTCGTATTCGGCGGCACGGACACATCGGGTACATCCTGCTGCTTCGGCGGAGCCTCATAGGGAATTTGTACGAGCACGATAGGATTCTTGGCGCCTGCCCAGAGGTCTACCGGCAACCCGGCGCCAATGGCCAGCGCACACACACCAACCACGATCACAAGACGTCTGCTC
Coding sequences:
- a CDS encoding HEAT repeat domain-containing protein, translating into MSRRLVIVVGVCALAIGAGLPVDLWAGAKNPIVLVQIPYEAPPKQQDVPDVSVPPNTNPLTPEEMTRAEALLPLLEGKQEFWAMGEFVHLGEPSVPALVKGLTMPSPRIRYNTIETLSMMKGVSGVPALLQAAKDPNELPRVREHALRVAIRLDAAKTPEAIEVMSKDQNPSVRKAAAFESRYVRLKAVIPTLIPMITDDERFVAMSALHSLWIVTRHETEFHDWDTSTKQDRQAWVSEWVEWWASNKDAFEIPEPRRAGKSS